GAGCCACAGCCCAGGAAAGGAGGCATCCAGGCCAGCAGCCCGGCGTTTTGCAACCTGCctggccttgggcaggtcaccTCCCTGCTCTGGGTTCCTCACCAGTAAGGAGAGAGATGGTTGGACTGCAGGTCTTTCAGGCCTTTGCCTCCCTAGTTGTCAATGTCTGTATCTGCTAAATGGGCCTGTAATAAGACTTTCTGCCTCCCAGGGGTGAGAGGATTAAATGGGGTAAAGCACACGAAGGGCAGAATCTGGTGCAAACCCAGCACTCAAAGGTAGTTATCATTATAATGATGTCGGCGGGGTTGGGGAGGCACCCTGAgaatctcttctttctctttgctgtACCCTGGGACAGAAGCAGGGAAGTGCCCTGTGTCCCTCCATCCTCCCGGGAGGGGCTTGGCCTTCTCAGTCCAAAACCTTGGCTTTGTCTGGGTggaggacaggagaatggaaGGGGGAAGCTGACATGCTGACCACTGCACTCCTGGTCAGGAACTCTGGTGGCAGAGGGAAGTTGTACCCACCTGCCAGAGTTGCCTTTCCACCCCTGTTTCTAACAGGCTCCACTCTGCCAGCTGTTAAAGCCCTGGGTTAATCAGTTAgcagctctgggcctcagtttgttcatctgtaaactggggataccCACTAGGGGCTAGGCCAACCAAAGAGGAAAAGGCACTTCTTCTCCCTTGGGGCTGCAGAGCCCCCTTTCGCAGCTGGGGAGGTCAGGGCAGGGCAACCGCGTCCCAGGGCCCGGCCTGAGCAGCGCCTCCCAATGCCTTCCCCACAGCCACCCGCGAATCGGCCTTCGTGCACGCCATCGCCTCAGCCGGCGTGGCCTTCGCCGTCACACGCTCCTGTGCCGAGGGCACCTCCACCATCTGTGGCTGCGACTCGCATCATAAAGGGCCGCCTGGAGAAGGCTGGAAGTGGGGAGGCTGCAGCGAGGACGCCGACTTCGGGGTGCTTGTGTCCCGGGAGTTCGCGGACGCACGTGAGAACAGGCCGGACGCGCGCTCGGCCATGAACAAGCACAACAACGAGGCTGGCCGCACGGTGAGCCCTGGCcgccctcaccccagccctgcccaagaCCCCTTTTCCGGAcctgtccctgcccctccctgtggCCCTTGTGCATTCCTGGCTCCCTGCTctcctctttccccctcctttctcctcGGACTGCTCcgggtccccacccccaccccaccctggggaTGCGGCAGCCCGCGAGCGCAGGTACCAGCCAGCCCATCCGGTGCACTTCAGCTGCCTGTGTAGGGCTGTGAGACCCATGGACCTGGCTTTGAATTCAGCCTCCATCCTTTCTTATGGTTGCTTGACCTAGGGCTAGTCACTTAAGCTCCCAGCCAGTTTCCCTATCTGTTACATGGGAATAACAATTCTTATTTTCTAGGGCTTTGAGAAGTGGATGTGATTTCTGCCAGTGCTTGGGGTGTGAAGGGGAGGGAAACAAGGTCATCATCCTTCAGGTCTGAGCCTCAGTCCCCAGTCAGTTCTCACCCTGGCATGGTGTAGGAATAGAGAAGGCTTCAgcgatgggggtgggtgggtcagAGTGGGAGGGCCTGGGTGTGCTCCCAGGTGGGGTCAGTCTGGGGACCAGCTGCTACTCGTCCTCTTTCTAGACCATCCTGGACCACATGCACCTCAAGTGCAAGTGCCACGGGCTGTCGGGCAGCTGTGAGGTGAAGACCTGCTGGTGGGCCCAGCCCGACTTCCGCGCCATCGGGGACTTCCTCAAGGACAAGTACGACAGCGCCTCGGAGATGGTGGTGGAGAAGCACCGGGAGTCCCGTGGCTGGGTGGAGACCCTCCGCGCCAAGTACGCGCTCTTCAAGCCGCCCACCGAGAGGGACCTGGTCTACTACGAGAACTCCCCCAACTTTTGCGAGCCCAACCCCGAGACGGGCTCCTTCGGCACCAGGGACCGGACTTGCAATGTCACCTCCCACGGCATCGATGGCTGCGACCTGCTCTGCTGCGGCCGTGGCCACAACACAAGGACGGAGAAGCGGAAGGAGAAATGCCACTGCATCTTCCACTGGTGCTGCTACGTGAGCTGCCAGGAGTGTATCCGCATCTACGATGTGCACACCTGCAAGTAGGGAGCCAGGTAGGGTGGCCTGGTGGGGAGGCTGGGGTGCCTTGATGCAGGGCACTGGGTTTGGCTGTCTCCTCTTCTTGGCAACCCTGTTCTGTTTCTGGGCGGTCCAGGACACGTTTCCAAAGCCAAGGTAGGAAGCCAGGATTTCCCAAGCTTCAGTGGGAACGGTCCTTGGGCAGTGTCTTGGTGGATTACACAAAGCACAGATAATAACCAAGTGTGTACACACGAGGCTGCAATTGATTAAATTTGTGTACAAGTTAGTAAGTAAATTAGGAGCCAGGTCAATTTTTCGCACAGCCACTAGTTATCATTATTTAACATCTGTGGAGCCAGAGGAGGGACTGTGGGGTTGGAGGCTGGGACGCCCGACTTCTGGTCTTGACTGTGCTTCTAACTTCCTGTTCTTTCACTTCTTTGGGCCTCAGGTTTCTTACTGTAAAGTGAGGGGGTTAAAATACTTGAAATAGCAGGCCAAAAAGTCTCTTGTGCCCCTGAGGCAGAGTCGTTTTGCATCCACCTTGAACTTAGAGGGCAGGTTTTTGTGCAAGCGTTAACTCCTACCATCCTCAAGGAGGTGGGCGGGAGGAAGCGGTGTATAAGCCCATATCCCGGCAGATCTGAAGCTTGGGTGGAGCGGGGCACACTCTCACCGTGTTTATGGACGgtgatggggaggaggaaggagtcaagctcagagtgatggtggtgagTAATCAAGGGATCAAAGGCTGGTGGATTAGGCTCCCACGCTCCCCAGAGGTGGCCTGCGCGGGAGACACTCTTGCCCGGCCCTCGGGTCCATAGGTCCCCAGGACAGGTCAAGATTGGCGTGTGGTGGTCCTAGTCTTGGAGGGTCTCTAAGGCCCAAGGGAGGgtttctcccctttctctgccctGAGAAGGGGCCTGATCTACaggggtccgagccctggtccagctTCCACCACTAGCCCACCTTGTGACCCAAACAAGACCATCTCCTCATCTGTCATCCTCCCCAGAGGTGCCGTGAGGAACAAAGTGAAGGACACTGGAGACGGTGCTTGAACTGTTGTGAAGGACTCCCCTGCCTGGGTCATCGCTGCCTGGGGCTGTGTCAGCGAGGGCACCCCACTGGGCGATGCGGTCCCACACAGGGcgggactgggggaggggtcgGACTTCTGTGCTGCATGGAGGGACCTCACGTGCTGGGGAGAGCTCTGCTGGAGGGGTGGCTCAGCCAGTCTGGGAAGCCCCTCTGTGTAGCTCAGGTTCCGTCCTGGCAGGGGCAGAGTCTGGGAAGACAGCAGGAGGTACCACTTTCCTTGGTGTCTGAATAAAAGCAGTGTGGGGAGTGGAAAGAGGACAGAGGCGGTTCTACCTCCACCACTTCCCAGCTGGaagcccagtttcctcatctgtacagcaGTGGTGATGATGTGGGCCTAGCAGAATTTTCCTGCGGTTCAAGCAAGCCAGCAGATGTGAATGCTCGTCTGAATAGGGTGCTAACAGAAAGTGATAAATGCCATGAGAGCCAGGACATGAGGGCAGTCATCGTGCAAGGAAACGGTGTCATCACTTGGGCAGTTTCATCTACTGCTTTTCAAAACGGTGGAAGAGAAGTCAGTGGATAAGAGAGAACGCCCAGGCTCCCTGTGGCTTGTCAGGTGGAAGGAATGTTTGAAACCTGCGGTGCTTCCTTCCTCTGATGTCCACTCTGGCCAGAGGCAACAGTGTCCCCGCTGTCAAGCAGGACACGGCTCTGGCCATTCTGAGAGGAGGCTGGGGGGAAATCGGAATTTCGGAACACTAGCCCTGGAGGGGGCACAGAGGGCCGTTTGTCTAGCCTGCCCATTGcacagataaggacactgagCCCAGGGCTCTGCCTCCAGAAAGGCCCCATATGTGGGTCCTGCAGAGGCCGCAGCGGCAGCagcccaggccccggcagtggcTCTACGGGGCTCCAGGGT
This sequence is a window from Pseudorca crassidens isolate mPseCra1 chromosome 19, mPseCra1.hap1, whole genome shotgun sequence. Protein-coding genes within it:
- the WNT3 gene encoding proto-oncogene Wnt-3 isoform X2, with the translated sequence MPSVAEGVKLGIQECQHQFRGRRWNCTTIDDSLAIFGPVLDKATRESAFVHAIASAGVAFAVTRSCAEGTSTICGCDSHHKGPPGEGWKWGGCSEDADFGVLVSREFADARENRPDARSAMNKHNNEAGRTTILDHMHLKCKCHGLSGSCEVKTCWWAQPDFRAIGDFLKDKYDSASEMVVEKHRESRGWVETLRAKYALFKPPTERDLVYYENSPNFCEPNPETGSFGTRDRTCNVTSHGIDGCDLLCCGRGHNTRTEKRKEKCHCIFHWCCYVSCQECIRIYDVHTCK
- the WNT3 gene encoding proto-oncogene Wnt-3 isoform X1 → MEPHLLGLLLGLLLCGTRVLAGYPIWWSLALGQQYTSLGSQPLLCGSIPGLVPKQLRFCRNYIEIMPSVAEGVKLGIQECQHQFRGRRWNCTTIDDSLAIFGPVLDKATRESAFVHAIASAGVAFAVTRSCAEGTSTICGCDSHHKGPPGEGWKWGGCSEDADFGVLVSREFADARENRPDARSAMNKHNNEAGRTTILDHMHLKCKCHGLSGSCEVKTCWWAQPDFRAIGDFLKDKYDSASEMVVEKHRESRGWVETLRAKYALFKPPTERDLVYYENSPNFCEPNPETGSFGTRDRTCNVTSHGIDGCDLLCCGRGHNTRTEKRKEKCHCIFHWCCYVSCQECIRIYDVHTCK